One genomic region from Conexibacter woesei Iso977N encodes:
- a CDS encoding GntR family transcriptional regulator, whose translation MPAAKQTKQERVYQAIRERILSGQWGPGYRVVIDALAEEFEVSALPVREAIRRLEAEGLVIYRPNAGAQVAPAEPGLFDEEMTVLAVLEGYATALAAPELSKTDLRALKGFTQEMVGAMEAMDSLAFGRHNQAFHNLIYERCPNATLVASLRDVARRLDAIRRTVFVQIPYRGSQSVAEHRELIRLIEKRAPAGDIEAAARAHKLHTVESFRAWQRERAEAGDVPASA comes from the coding sequence GTGCCGGCGGCCAAGCAGACCAAGCAGGAGCGTGTCTACCAGGCGATCCGTGAGCGGATCCTGAGCGGGCAGTGGGGTCCGGGCTACCGCGTGGTGATCGACGCGCTCGCCGAGGAGTTCGAGGTCTCGGCGCTGCCGGTCCGCGAGGCGATCCGGCGCCTGGAGGCCGAGGGCCTCGTGATCTACCGCCCGAACGCGGGCGCGCAGGTCGCGCCGGCCGAGCCCGGGCTGTTCGACGAGGAGATGACGGTCCTCGCGGTCCTGGAGGGCTACGCGACCGCGCTCGCCGCGCCCGAGCTCAGCAAGACGGACCTCAGGGCGCTCAAGGGCTTCACGCAGGAGATGGTCGGCGCGATGGAGGCGATGGACTCGCTCGCCTTCGGCCGCCACAACCAGGCCTTCCACAACCTGATCTACGAACGCTGCCCGAACGCGACGCTCGTCGCGAGCCTGCGCGACGTCGCCCGCCGCCTGGACGCGATCCGCCGCACGGTCTTCGTGCAGATCCCGTACCGCGGCTCGCAGTCGGTCGCCGAGCACCGCGAGCTGATCAGGCTGATCGAGAAGCGCGCGCCGGCCGGCGACATCGAGGCCGCCGCCCGCGCGCACAAGCTCCACACGGTCGAGTCCTTCCGCGCCTGGCAGAGGGAACGCGCCGAAGCGGGCGACGTGCCCGCCTCGGCGTAG
- a CDS encoding ABC transporter ATP-binding protein has protein sequence MDELSVDRAGLPIVRDASLTVEAGKITVLLGANGAGKTTLLDGLSGAARSRAGRVLLDGEDIARLRPARRARAGLAHVEQGRTVFRNLSTIDNLRVGLHPESAIPEAFTLFPELEKRRDVAAGLLSGGEQQMLVIARALVGAPKVLLIDEMSLGLAPIVIQRLMRAVRDLADRKGVGILLVEQFAHLALAVADRAYVLSRGEVVYDGAPAALRGDEELLRRLYLGEAATPPAAVA, from the coding sequence ATTGACGAGTTGTCGGTCGACCGGGCCGGACTGCCGATCGTCCGCGACGCGTCGCTGACCGTCGAGGCCGGCAAGATCACCGTGTTGCTCGGCGCCAACGGCGCGGGCAAGACCACGCTGCTGGACGGCCTGTCGGGCGCGGCGCGCTCGCGCGCCGGCCGCGTCCTGCTCGACGGCGAGGACATCGCCAGGCTGCGGCCCGCGCGGCGTGCCCGCGCCGGGCTCGCGCACGTCGAGCAGGGCCGCACGGTCTTCAGGAACCTCTCGACGATCGACAACCTGCGCGTCGGGTTGCACCCGGAGTCCGCGATCCCCGAGGCGTTCACGCTGTTCCCGGAGCTGGAGAAGCGCCGCGACGTCGCGGCCGGCCTGCTGTCGGGCGGCGAGCAGCAGATGCTCGTGATCGCCCGCGCGCTGGTCGGCGCGCCGAAGGTGCTGCTGATCGACGAGATGTCGCTCGGCCTCGCGCCGATCGTCATCCAGCGCCTGATGCGCGCGGTGCGTGACCTCGCCGACCGCAAGGGCGTCGGGATCCTGCTCGTCGAGCAGTTCGCCCACCTCGCGCTCGCGGTCGCCGACCGCGCCTACGTGCTCAGCCGTGGCGAGGTCGTCTACGACGGCGCGCCGGCCGCGCTGCGCGGCGACGAGGAGCTGCTGCGGCGGCTGTACCTCGGCGAGGCGGCGACCCCGCCCGCGGCGGTCGCCTGA
- the dapA gene encoding 4-hydroxy-tetrahydrodipicolinate synthase, translated as MTLTPTPFAGDPTSVKGAITPLVTPFHPDGALDLESVATLVNWQLERGTHGISVGGSTGEPTSQTVEERIAVMRAATAAIAGRVPFLPGTGSARLDETFALCAEAQALGAAAALVVTPYYGRPTQEGLFDWYSRVASEFPDLPIIAYNVPIRAAVDVAPQTVAKLARKHDNIVGIKETTRDFEHVSYVLNACGTDFIALSGIELLCYPMLCLGGDGHLSCVGNFAPEPVAELYDAFVAGDHARARQLHYDLHPLVDAAFAETNPIPAKWVLERMGVLPSGFAREPMSPLSQAGQAKVAALLNL; from the coding sequence ATGACGCTGACCCCCACGCCGTTCGCCGGCGACCCCACCTCCGTCAAGGGCGCGATCACGCCGCTGGTGACGCCGTTCCACCCCGACGGCGCGCTGGACCTGGAGTCCGTCGCGACGCTCGTGAACTGGCAGCTGGAGCGCGGCACCCACGGCATCTCGGTCGGCGGCTCGACCGGCGAGCCGACGTCGCAGACCGTCGAGGAGCGCATCGCGGTGATGCGTGCGGCGACCGCCGCGATCGCCGGGCGCGTCCCGTTCCTGCCCGGCACCGGCAGCGCGAGGCTCGACGAGACGTTCGCGCTCTGCGCCGAGGCCCAGGCGCTCGGCGCCGCGGCCGCGCTGGTCGTCACGCCCTACTACGGGCGCCCGACCCAGGAGGGCCTGTTCGACTGGTACTCGCGCGTCGCGAGCGAGTTCCCGGACCTGCCGATCATCGCCTACAACGTGCCGATCCGCGCGGCGGTCGACGTCGCGCCGCAGACGGTCGCCAAGCTCGCGCGCAAGCACGACAACATCGTCGGGATCAAGGAGACGACCCGCGACTTCGAGCACGTCTCCTACGTGTTGAACGCGTGCGGGACCGACTTCATCGCCCTGAGCGGGATCGAGCTGCTCTGCTACCCGATGCTCTGCCTCGGCGGCGACGGCCACCTGTCATGCGTGGGCAACTTCGCGCCCGAGCCGGTCGCCGAGCTCTACGACGCGTTCGTCGCCGGCGACCACGCGCGCGCCCGGCAGCTGCACTACGACTTGCACCCGCTCGTCGACGCGGCGTTCGCCGAGACCAACCCGATCCCCGCGAAGTGGGTCCTGGAGCGCATGGGCGTCCTGCCCTCCGGCTTCGCGCGCGAGCCGATGTCGCCGCTGAGCCAGGCCGGCCAGGCGAAGGTCGCGGCGCTGCTGAACCTGTAG
- a CDS encoding APC family permease, whose amino-acid sequence MTSIATTTSSEPPTPPTGGGGDHHDGHYKQELHRALNVLGNVAITVSAITPASSVFIIIPVLLVTVGSATFLALAIAAFIGAAMSLCWAELGAAYPIAGGDYAIINRVLGRAAGFVSLVLTGPVAAAFIPAVIALGMAQYLSVVFSMDAKTLAAIVIALATVVAVFGIRFNAVVTGIFLSCELLALLVVSALGLIHIQQPVSELFSPHVWDATGHATTVSLSMILSGVAIAIFAYNGYANALNFVEETEGPSKGIAKAILWSLTIAVVFELVPITLALLGTPSLAAFTNDASPMQYLMTTLGSKTLNDIISLAIAAAILNAVIAILLQCARIMWSSGRDRAWPGPVNKVFCAVHPQLKTPWLATIVVGAVGVILVLTVDVVTLSTWTGVTLAIDYAMIALAAILSRVRRPDLDRPYRMPLWPVAPIVGLVGCCVILYEQAWKDLRVGIIIVVVSLLYYGVFLHPRRKTHWLILNATSDQG is encoded by the coding sequence GTGACCTCCATCGCCACCACCACGTCGTCCGAGCCGCCGACCCCGCCCACGGGCGGCGGCGGAGACCACCACGACGGCCACTACAAGCAGGAGCTGCACCGGGCGCTCAACGTGCTCGGCAACGTCGCGATCACCGTCTCGGCGATCACGCCGGCCTCGTCGGTGTTCATCATCATCCCGGTGCTGCTGGTCACGGTCGGCAGCGCGACGTTCCTCGCGCTGGCGATCGCCGCGTTCATCGGCGCGGCGATGTCGCTGTGCTGGGCCGAGCTCGGCGCGGCCTACCCGATCGCCGGCGGCGACTACGCCATCATCAACCGCGTGCTCGGCCGCGCGGCCGGGTTCGTCTCGCTCGTCCTCACCGGCCCGGTCGCCGCGGCGTTCATCCCCGCGGTCATCGCGCTCGGCATGGCGCAGTACCTGAGCGTCGTGTTCTCGATGGACGCCAAGACGCTGGCCGCGATCGTGATCGCGCTGGCGACCGTCGTCGCGGTCTTCGGGATCCGCTTCAACGCGGTCGTCACCGGGATCTTCCTGTCCTGCGAGCTGCTGGCGTTGTTGGTGGTGTCGGCGCTCGGCCTGATCCACATCCAGCAGCCGGTCAGCGAGCTGTTCTCGCCGCACGTCTGGGACGCGACCGGCCACGCGACGACCGTGTCGCTGTCGATGATCCTGTCGGGCGTGGCGATCGCGATCTTCGCCTACAACGGCTACGCCAACGCCTTGAACTTCGTCGAGGAGACCGAGGGGCCGTCGAAGGGCATCGCCAAGGCGATCCTGTGGTCGCTGACGATCGCGGTGGTCTTCGAGCTGGTCCCGATCACGCTGGCGCTGCTCGGCACGCCGTCGCTGGCGGCCTTCACCAACGACGCGAGCCCGATGCAGTACCTGATGACCACGTTGGGGTCCAAGACGCTCAACGACATCATCTCGCTCGCGATCGCCGCCGCGATCCTCAACGCGGTCATCGCGATCCTGCTGCAGTGCGCGCGGATCATGTGGTCCAGCGGCCGCGACCGCGCCTGGCCCGGGCCGGTCAACAAGGTCTTCTGCGCCGTGCACCCGCAGCTGAAGACGCCGTGGCTGGCGACGATCGTCGTCGGCGCGGTCGGCGTGATCCTGGTGCTGACCGTCGACGTCGTGACGCTGTCGACCTGGACCGGCGTCACCCTGGCCATCGACTACGCGATGATCGCGCTGGCCGCGATCCTCAGCCGCGTGCGCCGCCCGGACCTCGACCGCCCCTACCGGATGCCGCTCTGGCCCGTCGCGCCGATCGTCGGCCTGGTCGGCTGCTGCGTCATCTTGTACGAGCAGGCCTGGAAGGACCTGCGCGTCGGCATCATCATCGTGGTCGTGTCCCTCCTCTACTACGGCGTGTTCCTGCACCCGCGGCGCAAGACCCACTGGTTGATCCTCAACGCGACGAGCGACCAGGGCTGA
- a CDS encoding ABC transporter substrate-binding protein, which produces MLRIGLRAASAAAVGLALLAAGCGSSGSSDTTKSSSASASGAAASGPSCKGGKIKIGSVSTLSGAVTFPDVSGAARATFDQLNARGGINGCKVDYVVEDDKGDPQTATQAARDLVQNQGVVALAGSGGLLDCEVNGQFYAQQRIGAVSGLGVDGACWSTPNISPVNVGPFTLTTAMLYYASEKLKLDKLCVVNYILAGTKKAYQNAVDQWTKLTGKRLTLFDQTLPPQGDYTPYVLKTKRAGCQMVLSNAVEPQALSWMKIVDQQKISGIKWFFLAPGYSDAVAKALENTRSDVYAGTEWEPYTDKESSANTDWRSTMEAAGRPLTAFSQGGYESATVMADVLRSIRGDITRDSVYQALVDMKPISTPLTGTPYVFGPGRTHASNTATKIMQLDHGTWKVSTPDWVVLPKS; this is translated from the coding sequence TTGCTGAGGATCGGACTCCGCGCGGCATCTGCCGCCGCGGTTGGACTCGCCCTGCTCGCCGCCGGATGCGGCAGCAGCGGTTCGTCCGACACCACGAAGTCGTCATCGGCGAGTGCCTCGGGCGCCGCCGCGTCAGGGCCGTCCTGCAAGGGCGGCAAGATCAAGATCGGGTCGGTCTCGACCCTCTCCGGGGCGGTCACGTTCCCGGACGTCTCGGGCGCGGCCAGGGCCACGTTCGACCAGCTCAACGCCAGGGGCGGGATCAACGGCTGCAAGGTCGACTACGTCGTCGAGGACGACAAGGGCGACCCGCAGACCGCCACGCAGGCGGCGCGCGACCTCGTGCAGAACCAGGGCGTCGTGGCGCTGGCCGGCTCCGGCGGCCTGCTCGACTGCGAGGTCAACGGGCAGTTCTACGCCCAGCAGAGGATCGGCGCGGTGTCCGGCCTCGGCGTCGACGGCGCCTGCTGGTCGACGCCGAACATCTCACCGGTCAACGTCGGCCCGTTCACGCTGACGACCGCGATGCTCTACTACGCGTCGGAGAAGCTGAAGCTCGACAAGCTCTGCGTCGTCAACTACATCCTGGCGGGCACGAAGAAGGCCTACCAGAACGCGGTCGACCAGTGGACCAAGCTGACGGGCAAGAGGCTCACGCTCTTCGACCAGACGCTGCCGCCGCAGGGCGACTACACGCCCTACGTGCTCAAGACCAAGAGGGCCGGCTGCCAGATGGTGCTGTCCAACGCGGTCGAGCCGCAGGCGCTGTCGTGGATGAAGATCGTCGACCAGCAGAAGATCTCCGGCATCAAGTGGTTCTTCCTGGCGCCGGGCTACTCCGACGCCGTCGCCAAGGCGCTCGAGAACACCAGGTCGGACGTCTACGCCGGCACCGAGTGGGAGCCCTACACCGACAAGGAGAGCTCCGCGAACACCGACTGGCGTTCGACGATGGAGGCCGCCGGCCGTCCGCTGACCGCGTTCTCGCAGGGCGGCTATGAGTCGGCGACCGTCATGGCCGACGTGCTCAGGTCGATCAGGGGCGACATCACGCGGGACTCCGTGTACCAGGCCCTGGTCGACATGAAGCCCATCTCGACGCCGCTGACCGGCACGCCGTACGTCTTCGGCCCCGGCAGGACGCACGCGTCGAACACCGCGACCAAGATCATGCAGTTGGACCACGGGACCTGGAAGGTCTCGACGCCCGACTGGGTCGTCCTTCCCAAGTCCTAG
- a CDS encoding MoaF C-terminal domain-containing protein yields MADLYEYVPPAEWKTLNALEGFGTNSIPRTDGLAGRTFAVTYAEGTTNTYTFHDADRLTWDAGDEAYAAREVLDDVFLVDFMVAGAPGTAVVLVLDLERAIVTAVTSTVGDGEIAVSEVVEHGTLEGAAPGARHERTGAMVGRRVQYIYDADHAYEHVYLNDSTYAWHCIEGAEKGQADAEPTLAYEIRPDVYLFTWRERVVPCDGIVVIDWVNLRNNGRIFGWDTADEAYNSIRMGARAVVLNTTEHAPLT; encoded by the coding sequence ATGGCCGACCTCTACGAGTACGTCCCTCCCGCCGAGTGGAAGACCCTCAACGCGCTGGAGGGGTTCGGCACGAACTCGATCCCGCGCACGGACGGCCTCGCGGGCCGGACGTTCGCGGTGACCTACGCGGAAGGCACGACCAACACCTACACCTTCCACGACGCCGACCGGCTGACCTGGGACGCGGGCGACGAGGCCTACGCCGCGCGCGAGGTCCTGGACGACGTGTTCCTGGTGGACTTCATGGTCGCCGGTGCGCCCGGCACCGCGGTCGTGCTCGTCCTCGACCTCGAGCGCGCGATCGTCACGGCGGTCACCTCGACGGTCGGCGACGGCGAGATCGCGGTCAGCGAGGTCGTCGAGCACGGCACGCTCGAAGGCGCGGCGCCCGGCGCCAGGCACGAGCGCACCGGCGCGATGGTCGGCAGGCGCGTCCAGTACATCTACGACGCCGACCACGCCTACGAGCACGTCTACCTCAACGACTCGACCTACGCGTGGCACTGCATCGAGGGCGCCGAGAAGGGCCAGGCCGACGCCGAGCCGACGCTGGCCTACGAGATCCGGCCCGACGTCTACCTGTTCACGTGGCGCGAGCGCGTCGTCCCGTGCGACGGCATCGTCGTCATCGACTGGGTCAACCTGCGCAACAACGGCCGGATCTTCGGCTGGGACACGGCGGACGAGGCCTACAACTCGATCCGCATGGGCGCCCGCGCGGTCGTCCTGAACACCACCGAGCACGCACCGCTCACCTAG
- a CDS encoding SDR family NAD(P)-dependent oxidoreductase, with the protein MDLGLAGRSVLVTGGASGIGAACVRVLCDEGARVTVLDRDPRGAGAAGAEAFVRADVAVEADVRSALRTVAARGPLDAVVCCAGISGPVGTPAHQVDVEAWDAVMAVNARGPFLVAKHAQPLLAARPGAAIVFVASDSALVAAPGMAPYCASKGALLMLARALSVDLAPDGIRVNCVCPSIVDTPMSRGDLALPDGFAGQDFPVIDASEVARHVAYLASPLSAAVNGAALVADHGFLARSGFPA; encoded by the coding sequence TTGGACCTCGGGCTGGCCGGGCGGTCGGTGCTCGTCACCGGCGGCGCGTCGGGGATCGGCGCGGCGTGCGTGCGCGTGCTGTGCGACGAGGGCGCGCGGGTGACGGTCCTGGACCGCGACCCGCGCGGCGCCGGCGCCGCGGGCGCCGAGGCGTTCGTGCGCGCCGACGTCGCCGTCGAGGCCGACGTCCGCAGCGCGCTGCGGACGGTCGCGGCGCGCGGGCCGCTGGACGCGGTCGTCTGCTGCGCCGGGATCTCCGGCCCCGTCGGGACGCCGGCGCATCAAGTTGATGTGGAAGCGTGGGACGCCGTGATGGCCGTCAACGCGCGCGGGCCGTTCCTGGTCGCCAAGCACGCGCAACCGCTGCTCGCGGCGCGCCCGGGCGCGGCGATCGTCTTCGTCGCCTCCGACTCCGCGCTCGTCGCCGCGCCCGGGATGGCGCCCTACTGCGCCTCGAAGGGCGCGCTGCTGATGCTCGCCCGCGCGCTGTCGGTCGACCTCGCGCCCGACGGGATCCGCGTCAACTGCGTCTGCCCGTCGATCGTCGACACGCCGATGTCGCGCGGCGACCTCGCGCTGCCCGACGGGTTCGCCGGCCAGGACTTCCCGGTCATCGACGCGTCCGAGGTCGCACGTCATGTCGCGTACCTCGCGTCGCCGCTGAGCGCCGCGGTCAACGGCGCCGCGCTGGTCGCCGACCACGGCTTCCTGGCCCGATCGGGCTTCCCGGCCTGA
- a CDS encoding P1 family peptidase — protein MRARDLGLTIGSLPTGPQNAITDVPGVRVGHATRIEGDGPLDVGRGPVRTGVTLVLPAADPWAHPVFAGAHRLNGNGEMTGLEWVRESGLLTGPVGLTNTHSVGVVRDALVAEHARRHGHNGLFWSLPVVAETWDGLLNDIDGQHVTAHDVTAALAAADDGPVAEGGVGSGTGMVCHEFKGGIGTSSRVTADGYTVGVLVQANHGRRSRLTVEGVPVGRRLGPDVVPVPAPPLPSPAGAGGGSIIVVVATDAPLLPHQCTRLAQRATIGIARIGGTGEHFSGDLFLAFATGNGELHADSYDDLGPKEVALRAVGNAYMDPLFDAAIEATEEAIVNAMVAAETVTGRDGVTAHAIPHDALRELVLAA, from the coding sequence ATGCGGGCCCGTGACCTCGGCCTGACGATCGGATCGCTGCCGACCGGCCCGCAGAACGCGATCACCGACGTGCCCGGCGTCCGGGTCGGGCACGCGACCCGGATCGAGGGCGACGGCCCGCTCGACGTCGGGCGCGGCCCGGTCCGGACGGGCGTGACGCTCGTCCTGCCCGCGGCCGATCCATGGGCGCACCCGGTCTTCGCGGGCGCGCACCGGCTCAACGGCAACGGCGAGATGACCGGCCTGGAGTGGGTCCGGGAGTCCGGGCTGCTGACCGGGCCGGTCGGGCTGACCAACACGCACTCGGTCGGCGTCGTGCGCGACGCGCTCGTCGCCGAGCACGCGCGCCGCCACGGGCACAACGGGCTGTTCTGGTCGCTGCCGGTCGTGGCCGAGACGTGGGACGGGTTGTTGAACGACATCGACGGCCAGCACGTGACCGCCCACGACGTGACCGCCGCATTGGCGGCGGCCGACGACGGGCCGGTCGCCGAGGGCGGCGTCGGGTCCGGGACCGGGATGGTCTGCCACGAGTTCAAGGGCGGCATCGGGACGTCGTCGCGCGTGACCGCGGACGGCTACACGGTCGGCGTGCTGGTCCAGGCCAACCACGGCCGCCGCTCGCGGCTGACGGTCGAGGGCGTCCCGGTCGGGCGCAGGCTCGGTCCGGACGTCGTGCCGGTGCCCGCGCCGCCGCTGCCCTCGCCCGCAGGCGCCGGCGGCGGGTCGATCATCGTGGTCGTCGCGACCGACGCGCCGCTGTTGCCGCACCAGTGCACGCGGCTGGCGCAGCGCGCGACGATCGGGATCGCCCGGATCGGCGGGACCGGCGAGCACTTCAGCGGCGACCTGTTCCTGGCCTTCGCCACCGGCAACGGCGAGCTGCACGCCGACAGCTACGACGACCTCGGGCCCAAGGAGGTCGCGCTGCGCGCGGTCGGCAACGCCTACATGGACCCGCTGTTCGACGCGGCGATCGAGGCGACCGAGGAGGCGATCGTCAACGCGATGGTCGCCGCCGAGACGGTCACCGGCCGCGACGGCGTGACCGCGCACGCGATCCCGCACGACGCGCTGCGCGAGCTCGTGCTCGCGGCGTAG
- a CDS encoding ABC transporter permease subunit produces MKRVSALGRPVAGPLAFVIAGIVLVPALLSDYYIFLATTAVIAAVALQSLGVVSGRAGMLSLCQMSFAAIGAYTVAWLNVHHAPGDLLLWILLGGLAAVPFGLAIGLPSLRLRGINLAVATLGFATCADVVLGSTSFPGQTDFIAVPRPSSFLTDTQYFKLCLIVFGIVAVVLALISRTRLGASWTSIAHSERATAAHGVSVPRSKLSAFALSSFIAGISGGLLAGQLGTLVADNFNIMQSLVLFALATMAGSQYAEGAVFGGVLSAFFPELLRRLHWAQDLGNIFFAVGATQALSAGTTQSEALRGLLRRHRPKRPVPEPPPADALPPAPERARSDKPALAVRGLRVEYGSIRALDGVDLVVPQKSVAALVGPNGAGKSTFIDAVSGFLARYDGTVELDGRPLEGLTASERARAGVRRTFQQTRIAPDLTVGQYLRLAVGRSLTTRELDALLAWLGCPPASARIAEVDVGSRRAVDVAAVVAARPRLVMLDEPAAGQAHDESVALAQRIADLPARFGTSVLLVEHDIDLVRVCSSSVTVLDFGVVIASGAPDETLAAPEVVKAYLGVPEDQEVTV; encoded by the coding sequence ATGAAGCGCGTTAGCGCCCTGGGCCGCCCGGTCGCCGGGCCGCTCGCGTTCGTCATCGCCGGGATCGTGCTGGTCCCGGCGCTGCTGAGCGACTACTACATCTTCCTCGCGACGACCGCGGTGATCGCGGCCGTCGCGCTGCAGAGCCTCGGCGTGGTCTCCGGCCGCGCGGGGATGCTGAGCCTGTGCCAGATGTCGTTCGCCGCGATCGGCGCCTACACGGTCGCGTGGCTCAACGTCCACCACGCGCCGGGCGACCTGTTGTTGTGGATCCTGCTCGGCGGCCTGGCGGCGGTGCCGTTCGGCCTCGCGATCGGGCTGCCGTCGCTGCGCCTGCGCGGGATCAACCTCGCGGTCGCGACGCTCGGCTTCGCGACCTGCGCGGACGTCGTGCTCGGCTCGACGTCGTTCCCGGGGCAGACCGACTTCATCGCGGTCCCGCGGCCGTCGTCGTTCCTGACCGACACGCAGTACTTCAAGCTCTGCCTGATCGTCTTCGGGATCGTCGCGGTCGTCCTCGCGCTGATCTCGCGCACGCGGCTGGGCGCGTCGTGGACGTCGATCGCGCACTCCGAGCGCGCGACCGCCGCGCACGGCGTGAGCGTGCCCCGGAGCAAGTTGTCGGCCTTCGCGCTGAGCTCGTTCATCGCGGGCATCAGCGGTGGGCTGCTCGCCGGCCAGCTCGGGACGCTGGTCGCCGACAACTTCAACATCATGCAGTCGCTCGTGCTGTTCGCGCTGGCGACGATGGCCGGCTCGCAGTACGCCGAGGGCGCGGTCTTCGGCGGCGTGCTGAGCGCGTTCTTCCCGGAGCTGCTGCGGCGCCTGCACTGGGCCCAGGACCTCGGGAACATCTTCTTCGCCGTCGGCGCCACGCAGGCGCTGAGCGCGGGGACGACGCAGAGCGAGGCGCTGCGCGGCCTGCTGCGCCGGCACCGCCCGAAGCGCCCGGTGCCGGAGCCGCCGCCGGCCGACGCGCTGCCGCCCGCGCCCGAGCGCGCGCGCAGCGACAAGCCCGCGCTGGCCGTCCGCGGCCTGCGCGTCGAGTACGGGTCGATCAGGGCGCTGGACGGCGTCGACCTCGTGGTGCCGCAGAAGTCGGTCGCCGCGCTCGTCGGCCCCAACGGCGCGGGCAAGTCCACGTTCATCGACGCGGTCTCCGGCTTCCTGGCGCGCTACGACGGGACCGTCGAGCTCGACGGCCGCCCGCTCGAGGGCCTGACCGCGTCCGAGCGCGCCCGTGCAGGCGTGCGGCGCACGTTCCAGCAGACGCGGATCGCGCCCGACCTCACGGTCGGGCAGTACCTGCGCCTCGCGGTCGGCCGGTCGCTGACCACCCGCGAGCTCGACGCGCTGCTGGCGTGGCTGGGCTGCCCGCCCGCGTCGGCGCGGATCGCCGAGGTCGACGTCGGGTCGCGGCGCGCGGTCGACGTCGCCGCGGTCGTCGCGGCGCGGCCGCGGCTGGTGATGCTCGACGAGCCCGCCGCCGGGCAGGCGCACGACGAGTCGGTCGCGCTGGCCCAGCGGATCGCCGACCTGCCCGCGCGCTTCGGCACGTCGGTCCTGCTGGTCGAGCACGACATCGACCTGGTGCGCGTGTGCAGCTCCAGCGTCACCGTCCTGGACTTCGGCGTGGTCATCGCGTCGGGCGCTCCGGACGAGACGCTCGCCGCGCCCGAGGTCGTCAAGGCCTACCTCGGCGTGCCCGAGGACCAGGAGGTGACAGTGTGA
- a CDS encoding branched-chain amino acid ABC transporter permease gives MITNGVAGLAAGGTYALLGVCVVLLYRVVAVVSFAGAALAAFGAFTTTVLTEHGWAFTPALIVGVACGAAVTALAGLVMATWFAESSPSTKAAVMVAFLVGLISLGARIFGAEHPHDFPSPFSGGVVTIAGAVITEASVITVVLAAALTVGISAFLKRTRTGVRLRALSERPSTAEHLGLRTRWLACGMWATSGALATIAIVVIAPSRTPSFSSLSLLIVPALAAALIGLFQSIEIAFFGGLALGILEGVAAGIDQIQEYRGVLPFAVILVALLWSQRKEQWDEAR, from the coding sequence ATGATCACCAATGGCGTGGCCGGCCTCGCGGCCGGCGGGACCTACGCGTTGCTCGGCGTCTGCGTCGTGCTGCTCTACCGCGTCGTCGCGGTGGTCAGCTTCGCAGGCGCCGCGCTCGCGGCCTTCGGCGCGTTCACCACGACCGTGCTCACCGAGCACGGCTGGGCGTTCACGCCGGCCTTGATCGTCGGCGTCGCGTGCGGCGCCGCGGTCACCGCGCTGGCCGGCCTCGTCATGGCGACGTGGTTCGCCGAGTCGAGCCCGTCGACGAAGGCGGCCGTCATGGTCGCCTTCCTCGTCGGCCTGATCTCGCTCGGCGCCCGCATCTTCGGCGCCGAGCACCCGCACGACTTCCCGTCGCCGTTCTCGGGCGGCGTGGTGACGATCGCGGGTGCCGTCATCACGGAGGCGAGCGTCATCACGGTGGTGCTCGCCGCCGCGCTGACCGTCGGGATCTCCGCGTTCCTGAAGCGGACGCGGACCGGCGTGCGGCTGCGGGCGCTCTCGGAGCGCCCGTCGACCGCCGAGCACCTCGGCCTGCGCACGCGCTGGCTGGCGTGCGGCATGTGGGCGACCTCGGGCGCGCTGGCGACGATCGCGATCGTCGTCATCGCCCCGAGCCGCACGCCCTCGTTCAGCTCGCTGAGCCTGCTGATCGTCCCGGCTCTGGCCGCGGCCCTGATCGGGCTCTTCCAGTCGATCGAGATCGCGTTCTTCGGCGGCCTCGCGCTCGGGATCCTCGAGGGCGTCGCCGCGGGGATCGATCAGATCCAGGAGTACCGGGGCGTGCTGCCGTTCGCCGTGATCCTCGTCGCGCTGCTGTGGTCGCAGCGCAAGGAGCAGTGGGATGAAGCGCGTTAG